A segment of the Lycium ferocissimum isolate CSIRO_LF1 chromosome 5, AGI_CSIRO_Lferr_CH_V1, whole genome shotgun sequence genome:
CTCAATTTGTTGGGTCTTAgtcaccaaaagaaaaaggaaaaaaaaaaaaaaaagggaaaaggagcTCAAATTGGAAGTGAATCAGTTTAAATGGCCTCTTTTTCATGGGAAGCCATTAGTCTTCTGATTAGGACCATTGTTgaagcttctttttctttttggagtgTTGAAAGGTTTTTTGAGAAGAAGAATTAGTATATTAAACATCAATGGTGTTTTGGTCTTTTAGTATCTGTCTATTTGATCCCAGTATAGGTTGTACAGGGATTCCTATTCCATGCTTTATCtggtataaaattatataactatgcaaaaaatgaaaaaaaggtaATTGAACAGTTGACTAAACAATGCATAATTCTATACCATGATTATCATTCTAGTACCTCAAACCATACTGCCTTTTAGAGAAAACTCCTCCCGAAGTGGCTGGGTTTTGTTGTATTGAAATGTGTGAGATGTTAGATGCAAGCAAACTTGCAGAAAAGGGGCCTTAGAGTTGTACCAGATGTTAGAATCCAAGGGTGTGCCCTAATGGCGCGAAGTAGGTTGAAAACCATGAGGTCTCAGTTTCAAGACCCAGGGGAGGCAAAAATACAGGTGATTTCTTTCCATTTGTAcaagccttggtggacagagttggCTAGTAAATGTGCTGGTGGAGGTAGAAGGTGTCctgtggaattagtcgaggtgcgcgcaagATAGCCCGGGCAccacaattataaaaaaaaagatttgtaCCAGATGTTATATGtgtcaaaagaagatatatATTGGGGCATTGTTCAGTGGTGAGGTAGCTTTGCATTTTGTTTTTGATCCTAGATTGGCTGAATTGGGCAATACAGGGAGGTTAAGTTGGCCAGGAAGAATAGTAGAGGAGTATGTGAAATACGGTTCCTGCCTTTTTTTAGGGTAGTTTGGACAAAAAAGAGTCCAGAGATACTTAGGTGATGCCAATACATGGTCTTAGATATAAATGCTTGTATTTATTGGAATTTGGGTGTATTTTACTGAATGTATATGATGTAGAAACACTTCTGGAACTCCTCATGTCTCTCGAGTTCCAATGAGATGCTCTTCCATCAGAAACCTGCTTCCAGTATTATGCTATTATTCATCACCtactttaaatttataaaaggaACCAAGTTTATCCTTGAAATATTCAAATCTGTAAAGGGCAGGGACAGCCTGGTGCATAAAGCATCCGGCGTTAgcagggtccggggaagggctgCACCCCTTGGGTGTGATGTAGACAACCTGccctaatgcaagcattagtggctgcttccacggctcgaacccgtgacctataggtcaccaCGGAGACAACTAGTATTGAAATTTGTATAATAAGTAAATGAAAGTTTTGGTACCGAAGTTGCATACTTTATTCATCTGTAGAGGTACAAATTTATAGtagaaacaaacaaacaaactagCTATCTGATCCCTTGATTCTAGCAGATTTGATAATCAAGGgatgattttatttgatctaatttcctaaaacatCCAATAGCATATCAGATCTGATTTTATCAGATCAATTAAGATCGTACAAAATCAGATCTGATCATAATTAGATATTCACAAAtcaacactccccctcaagttggCATGTAAATATCTGTCATGCCTAACTTGCTTACaagaatttcaaattttggtttAAAGATTCCTTTTGTGAAAACATCCGCAATCTGCTTATTTGTTGGGACAAAAGGCATGCACTTCcttcttcaatcttctcttttatgaaGTGCCTATCCACTTCAACATGCTTTGTTCTATCATGTTGAGCTGGATTGTGAGCAATACTTATGGCGGCTTTGTTGTCACAGTACAACTTCATTGGTAGAGAAAATGGTTTATTCAGATCTTCCATCATCTTCTTGAGCCAAATCATCTCACAGATCGCATGAGCCATAGATCTGTATTCAGCTTCGGCACTGCTACGGACTACGACATTCTGCTTTTTACTTCTCCAAGTCATGAGATTTCCCCAGATAAATGTACAATATCCAGACGTAGACCTCCTGTCAGTAGTAGAACCTGCCCAATCCGCATCTGTAAAGCTTTCAATGCTCCTTTGTtggttttttttgaaaaacaacccTTTCCCCGGTGAACTTTTCAGATATCTTAGAATCCTATAGACCGCTTCCTGGTGCTCTTCCTTTGGAGAGTGCATGAATTGACTGACTAAGCTTACAACAAAAGCTATATCCGGCCGAGTGTGTGACAAGTAGATCAACTTTCCCACTAGTCTCTGATATTGACTTTGGTCAATTGTATTTCCTTCTTTGTATCCGAATTTTATATTCGGATCAATAGGTGTTTCAACTGGACGACAACCACTCATCCCTGTCTCGTTCAAAAGATCTAGCATAGACTTCCTTTGTGACACCATAATGCCTTCTTTTGATCTCGCTACTTCCATGCCAAGAAAATATTTCAATTGGCCCAAATCTTTGATCTCAAATTGCGTGGTCAActgattttttaaattcttcatTTCTAACAAGTCATCTCCTGTAAGTAtgatatcatcaacatacactATTAGGATAGTTGTCTTTCCCTCAAGTGCATGTCGAATGAACATGGTATGATCTGCTTGCCCTTGAGTGTATCCTTGTTTTTTCACAAATTGAGTAAACCTCTCAAACCAAGCTCTTGGAGATTGTTTGAGCCCGTAGAGAGATTTTTTTAGCTTGCACACGCTAGGTCCATACCTTTCTTCAAAACCCGGAGGAGGATCCATGTAGACTTCTTCTTCGAGTTTTCCATTCAAGAATGCATTCTTCACATCTAGTTGTTGAAGTGGCCAATCAAGGTTGGCAGCAATGGTTAGAAGAACCCTGATTGAGTTCAACTTGGCAACTGGAGCAAACGTTTCGAGATAGTCAATCCCGTAGGTTTGAGTGAATCCTTTTGCTACCAGACGCGCCTTATACCTCTCTAGGGACCCATCTGATTTAAACTTGATAGTGAACACCCACTTGCAGCCCACTGTTTTCTTTCCACGTGGTAGTTTTGCCATTTCTCAGGCTCTCTTGTGAAGAGCCAAAAGCTCTTGACGTAGGGAGGTTCGGTCCAGTCTGTTCACCTCCCGATATTCAGAGCGCCGGAGATAGAAGCGGCGACAACCATAAAGTGGAGAATTTCCATCCATTTGCTGAAatatttttgtccaaaaaaagAAGCATGCGGTTTTGTTTCATATCTAAGagccctttctagatttttttctattacattAGGAAATAACTGCTTCAGACCATAAAGACTTTTGAAGATTCATCTTTAAGGAAGGATAAAACGAACCTCATCCAACGATATTTGTTGATAAACAGTAGTAAGGCTTTTTTTTCTCGCCTAATGGCTCTATCTCTGAGGTAACCTGGACTAGTAGCAACCGATTGACGTAAATAAGATattgtttcattttatttctatCAAGAGCGTTCATCTCCTCTAGAATTGCCTCCTTCCACTCGGGAACTTTCAAAGCATCCTGCACATTTCTCGGTATCTCCATTTTAGATAATTGAGAAAGAAAAGCTACATAGGAAGGGGACAAGTTTCGATATGACACAAAATTTGACATGGGATGGTTGGCTTTTCTTACCCCTTTATGTTTGGCAATCGGAAGATCAAGGTCTAAAGTAACAAGGGGTAAATCAGAGTTAGGTTCTGGAGAATTACCTTGTATCTGAGTGAGATCTGCTGGCTGGACGTTTGGTTCTGATGAGAGTCTTTAATCTCTTTTTCTTGGTTCCGGTTTCTCCTCGAGTAAACCTGTAATTCCCTTGTTTGTTCCCTATTCTTGTCATTAATTGTATGATGAAAAGGCTCTATTGACTcagttttttcattttcattatttaagCTTTGATCTCTTACCTTCTCATGGTTGTTATTACCAAAAGTACTATTTCCAGTGTCTATCATAAAACCTGGATCATTTTGTTTGTCACACATGAGGTCAAGAGGTTCCTTATTATCCCTCGAATCTTCACTATGTTTCTCCCCCTGAAGATGAGTTCCAAAAAACAATTGAGATTCAAAAAAAGTGACATCCATTGTGACAATGATCTTCCTAGAATTTGGGTCATAACACTTGTATCCCTTTTGACTAGGAGCATAGCCAACAAAAACACATTTTTTAGCACGTGGATCAAGTTTACTCCTAttatgatcatgaacatgaacaAATACACTACACCCAAAAACTCTCAAAGCTAGATCAGCAGTCAATCTAGAAGTAGGAAAGTATGTCTTGAACATACTGAAAGGGGTTTTAAAATCTAGAACACGGGAAGGCATCCTATTAATAAGATAGGTGGCTGTCAAAATAGCTTCTCCCCAAAGAAATTTAGGGACTCCACTTGTGAATAATAAGGCTCTGGTTACTTCCATAAGATGCCTATTTTTTCTCTCGGCTATTCCATTTTGCTGGGGTGTATCAGGACAAGAACTTTGGTGCACTATTCCCTTGGAAGTGAAAAAATTGCCTAGCTGGTCATTAAAAAACTCTCTCCCATTGTCACTCCGAAATATTTGAATCTTCTCATTAAATTGTGTCTCAACCATAGCCTAAAAAGCGTCAAACATATGTTTTACTTCCCTTTTGTCTTTCAACAGGTACACCCAACTTAGTCTAGTGTGATCATCTATGAAACTCACAAACCACCTTTTTCCATTTACAGTTGCTACCCTAGAAAGTCCCCAAACATCGCTATGGATTAACTTGAAGGGTTTTGTGGCATGGTATTTTTGGGAAGAAAAAGATGAGCGTCGGTGTTTAGCCATTTCACAAAATTCACACTGGAAAGAAGATGGACTTTTATTCATAAATAACTGAGGTAATAAGAGTTtcaaataatgaaaactagGATGACGAAGTCTATAGTGCCATAACATGACTTTATTATCAACTAGAATAGAATTCAAACAAGTTGAACTAAAATTTGCTGATTTGTCACCATCTTCAAGAAAATAGAGACCTTCAGAGTTTCTAGCATTGCCAATCGTCCTCCCCGAGACCTTGTCTTGAAATACACATGAAGTAGAGTCAAAGATAGCACGGCAATTAAGGTTTCGAGTCAATTTGCTGATGGACGCAAGATTGCAAGACAATTTTGGAACATGAAGGACATCAAAAAGAGTCAAATGAGGGGTTAATTTGATTGTCCCTTTTCCAGCAATTGCTGAGAAGGAACCATCAACTCCTCTGACTTTTTTAATTCCTGCAGAAGGAGTGTAAGTCGAGAAAAAATGGGAATTCCATGTCATGTGATCACTAGCTCCTGAATCTATAATCCAAAAATTCACACCTGTTGAATTTGTACTCATAAATATAGATGGTACAGTACCTGTTTGGGAAAAAGAACAAGTGGTAGTGGAAGGATCGGATTTACTGGTTTGGAGTTGAGATTGGAGAAGTTTGTGCAGTAGCTCTAATTGCTCCTTGGTGAATGGTGCCACTTCTAGAGAAGGTTGCAGCCCTGATTCTTCGCTGGAACTCTGAAAGGCCTGGCTGCCGCGGTTGTCTGCCCCTTTTTTCTTCCAGTTAGGCGGTTTCCCATGGATTTTCCAGCAGGTCTCACGAGTGTGCTAGTATTTTTTGCAAAGATCACACCACGACTTCTTTTTcttgtcattttcatttttcgCAGTAACTAGAGCAGAGGAATCTctattttttccttccaaattagACTCTAATTTTAGCATAACATTCCTCCTTGTTTCTTCTCGCCTAATCACAGAAAAAGTTTCCCTCAAAGTGGGCAGTGGGTAAGTTCATCAAATTCTTGGTTCAATCCTGCTAGAAATAGATATACcctctcattttcttcttttttcattgcTTTTACACTATCCTTAGGACACTCCCATTCATCATTATAGCATTGATCTAATTCTTGCCATAGGGAAACCATCTCATTATGGTAAATAGTAACACCCCTCTCCCCCTGCCTAGCTTTCGAcagtttaatttttaattcaaaaatttgAGAAGCATTTTCTATATCAAAATAAGTCTCTCTAACAGCCTCCCAAACATCCCTAGCAGTGGGAAGAAACAAATATGGTTTACCTATGGCAGCTTCCATGGAGTTTAGTAGTCAAGCAATTACCATTGAGTTTTTTGATCTCCAGGCATTCATTTTCGGGTCTCCTGGTTCAGGCTTTTTTGTCTCTCCAGTTAGGTGCCCAAGTTTTCCTCGACCATCAATAGCCAAACGAACAGACTGTTAAAGCACATGAAGTCGAATTACTATCTCTAAATGATGGTTGCATTCTTCTATGGTGGATGTTCTTGAAATATATGCTGTCGTGCAGGTCTTAGTTACTTTATCTCTCTTCCTGTTTGTCTTTGtatacacccccccccccaccccacacaaacacacacacacagagaaaGAAGGAAGGGAAAATCTGAAATCACTGTCTAAGGCTGcacatttgttttttttattttattaagacGTTTGTTTTCATCATCCGAATCTGtataatatatcaatatttaagaataataaatatataattcaaattaaaaattatatcaaacaaatattaagataagcaaaaaaaatattatttgagaGATAAATTAAAGTATTTAAAGATATAAATGaatattttatgtttgataCAATTATTGAACTAtctaaattattcaaaaaatgatatatccttaaaaataaattgtttataaaatgcaatcaaaaaatttaaatttaacatAAATTAATCTATAAATCAAACCTATCCAACAAAGTAAAACAATATCTCAAATACAATTCTGATTTAGACACATAAATATTAGAGTATTTGAATAATTAACTAACAATCATCAAATTGTAACACTCCAACactggaaaaaaattcaaataactaaaatatagaACTCTCAAGTATTTCATCTTCTTTGCATTAGTTGGAGTGCAAGTTGCTCCCTCATATCGGTCATTATCTGAGAATCTTCAACTGTCCAACTAGGTCCATTTGTTTCATCTAATGCTTCTTCTTGTTGTCCTTCTTCATCAAATATCACTTGAGGCGTATCAAAATGATTAAACAAGTCATCATTGATGCGCTCCTTCCTGATAAAATTATTAACGGCAAAACATGCAATAACAACATCTCTTTGGATATTAATAGGATATGGAGCCATCTTGTCCAATATAGGAAATCTTGCTTTCAGTACTCCATAGGAACGTTCGATAACGTTTCTAAGCTGTGCATGAGCATGATTAAACTTTTCCTCCTTCGTTATGGCACGCCTACGATGATAATCTCCTAACCAATATCGAATATTACGATACGGTGCTAGAAATCCTCGAGTATTAGGATATGCCGCATCACATAGATAGTATTTATCTGACATATAAAATAAGTTAGGCGATCATATCGAAAAGCTAAATAAGCATTTCAATTGTTTAAGCTGTATGACTTACTAGGTGGAGGAAATGGAAAGCCATTATCTGGATTAGATGCAATCTCAGTTAGAACGCGTGCATCATGTGCTACCCCTTCCCATCCAGCATAAACATAAGTGAAGACCATATTGAAGTCACATATTGCCAGAACATTCTGATAGCATTTACCTTTTCCCCTTCCTCTGTAAACAATTTGTTGATTAGCGGGAACAACAGCATGTACTAATGTCCCGTCTAGTGCACCTATTGCTCCCTgccaatatataaatatatgtcaacaaaatgaaaaaaaaaaacttgtgaaATTCTTTAATGATCGTTTAACAAATAATACCTTAAAAATTCTTCGTAACCTGTTATGAGCACCAGGAATATTCATATTCGAATCAAATGTTGTAGGTGCTATCATCTCTTTTGCAAAATTCATCATTGCCTCAAGAACCTCGTGAAAATACTTGTGAATTGTCTGCAAAGAATGTTGAAATCTTCTCTTGATTACGACGTAACGCTCGTTATGTCCTATAATAGTTAAGAATATTGCTATCTTCTCTTCGACAGATATATGTTTGCTATCTATGAGCCATCCATTATGTCTAAAATGTTGACATAGCCGAACATATGCATCACGTGACATGCGCATCAATTCTATACATTGTCGATTAGAGCCAGATAATAGTTCTAATGTATACTTTTGACCAGATAAAGATGATGTTAAATCTCTAATTCTTCTATCATACTTGAGTCTATAACGATTTCTCTGCCAATACAAGCTCATCAACCATAATATTTGATCATCGATATCCATGTTGAATCTGTTTTACCAAGAAAAAAAGATACAATACACAATCGTAAGCACAACTACCTATGTATTTCACCAAGATAAAAAAGTATACAAtggttataaaaaattattctatACTCATCAAGCATAACAAGACATACAAGTAGCATTTTTCACCAATAAAATATGTTCCATAAGCATAATATATTACCACAAAGTTCCAGAGgttataattaaaaaacaaaaaaaataaagactagATTCCATAAAATCTTCATCTAACATAGATACTAGCTaattagaaaaattaaagaattcCCAATTTTTTCCCCATGGTTCTGACATAATTCTCTAATTTGTCGACCCCTCTCAGTTTCATCCATGTTTTTGTGTAGCTATCGCCTTCACAAAATATACTAAGAGCTGCAGAGTACAATGGCTCTTCCCATCCAAGCTTGTCTAGTTTTTCTATACATTCTTCAACATCAGGCCCGTTGTTTTTGTTAATCAGTAACTCCAATGCAGCACTCATCTTCTCATCAATTTCTAATCGGGACGATgcgttttttcttttctttcccaaattctttttttcaattGGAATTGAAGATTGAGATGGAGAATCTTTAGAAGCTCCATCATTTTTGTCACCAAGTAGATCCTCAATGTCATCAAGtgaatctatatctatattagTAGCTACAGAAGAGGCACCGGGCCGCGGAGTTGTACAACTTGGACTCCAACCATGAATGCCTGTTGCAGTAGAACCCTCAAATAATGTTGTACAAAGTTCCGGAAAGGGTAGAGGTGCACTCCTCAATGTCTTGGCTTTTGGATGAGCCTATATTCAAATATAAGAGATCATACTTTCAATATACACTTCAAACCGTTTCtccttaaaacaaaaaagagaaaaaaaaattactagaTAATGAACTAACCTTTATGTACTCATCCCACTCCTCGTTAGACATTCGAATGGTATTGGTTGCTGGATCATAAATATTACCAGTCTTTTTAGTTATTGGCAACCAAGcttgatatttttcttttagataATCATAAtggttcttcatcttcttttgtgtgactataaagtCATGAGAAGTTTGCAGAACAACCTTAACCTTGTTCCATGAATCTGGCTTCAAACTACTTCCTTGTCTCCCATTCAATGACACTTCTTGAATACAAGTTTCTAAAAATGTTTTTACTACCTCCAATCTCCAAGTCAATCTTGAATTTTCACTAGCTTGTTCCATAACTGAAATATAAAATTCTAATGATCATCATAGCATATTAGACTAAAAGAAAGGTCATAGTGAAAATGCACAAgcaattttctttttctggaATGTGATATACCCCTCATAGGAACTTCTGAAAGTTATCCTTCAAGTACTTCTTTAAGTTATCATCTAATGATGCTCCACTAATGTAACCAGAAAGGTCATATTAACTTTCGAAGGACAAAGTGTTCAACTTGTAATTGAATTTGCATTGTCGTTtgactttaaatttaatatgcCAGGAAAAGAGAAAGATAAGAATCTTGGAAGTGTAGGTTCAAGATGATTTCCCCTCCAAAAGTGCACAATGTCTTTACAAATAATTTAACTAGGATCTCAATGTCCCTTTTCAGAAAGTACAGCAATATCAACTGCGCCAAAAGTCCAGCTCCTAAAAATATACTATAAGCCAAGATTGAACAGCTATGCTTTTTCTTCACCTATTACTACAAGATGGTATTTCTTTCATGCAATGGTAACAGGCCATTGAAACATAGAGAAATCAGATGGATAGAGTATTAACTATTAAATACTTGATATATAATGATTAACTACCACAAGCACTACGTGTACTACATATGCTCACCTTTTCTGTAGCCTTCCATGCTTTTATTTCTAATAACCCCTGAACACTTTGGCCCTTCATGCACTTAGTTCCAAGCCACAATCttcaaatacaaaaataaagggaaaatgtaaaaaaaatctACCTATGTTCTTCTTCAGTCCAAGGGGTACCCTTTTTCCTTTCAATTTCACTATTCTTCTTATTTGACCCGACCCGATACTCACTTTCCAATTCAACCGGATCATCATCGGTATAACTGGGTAATTCAATTACAAGTTGATCACTTTGTCCTTGAGTTGCTGCCCTAATTCTATTTAGAAAACCAGTTTGCACAAGATGAAGCAAGGCATCTCTTCTATCTGGTCATTCAAGTAGGATCTACATACATTAAACAGTGTTATCAGCATGAGTCTCTAATTTTATTATTGGGGTTTAGTCCGTATATTAATACTGCCTTCTTTGGGAACTTAGAGAAATTAAACTGATGCTATGTTTGTCAGTCTGCAACATTAACATTTACTCCTGAAAGGAGAACGTATGGTTTCCAATGTATGTTTGTTTACACGTCATGAGTATGATGATTCCATTATATAATTGACTGAAACTAAGCAAAGGATTAAAGAATCCTAAAGTTTTGCATCTTCATGTACGAGTTGAGCAAATAAGAGTCTGTAGCCATAAACCAAATTGAATTGCCATTATTAAGAGTCTTACACGAAAGGTTAGTATTTCTTTTATATTGAATGTCTGTTGTCTTTCGCTGCTAATAATATCCACTCCAAGAAATCACATCTAGTtcaagcattttatcaaacaccttaCATGCACATCCCAACTTATTACCTTTCACATACATATGAACTAAAGAAGCTTCAACAAACGAATCTAACGCTAACCCAGTTGTTAAACCATACCCATGGACTTGTTTCCCAATTTTAACGCAGCTAACACTACACAAGATTCAAT
Coding sequences within it:
- the LOC132056626 gene encoding uncharacterized protein LOC132056626 isoform X1 — encoded protein: MDIDDQILWLMSLYWQRNRYRLKYDRRIRDLTSSLSGQKYTLELLSGSNRQCIELMRMSRDAYVRLCQHFRHNGWLIDSKHISVEEKIAIFLTIIGHNERYVVIKRRFQHSLQTIHKYFHEVLEAMMNFAKEMIAPTTFDSNMNIPGAHNRLRRIFKGAIGALDGTLVHAVVPANQQIVYRGRGKGKCYQNVLAICDFNMVFTYVYAGWEGVAHDARVLTEIASNPDNGFPFPPPNKYYLCDAAYPNTRGFLAPYRNIRYWLGDYHRRRAITKEEKFNHAHAQLRNVIERSYGVLKARFPILDKMAPYPINIQRDVVIACFAVNNFIRKERINDDLFNHFDTPQVIFDEEGQQEEALDETNGPSWTVEDSQIMTDMREQLALQLMQRR
- the LOC132056626 gene encoding uncharacterized protein LOC132056626 isoform X6; the protein is MMNFAKEMIAPTTFDSNMNIPGAHNRLRRIFKGAIGALDGTLVHAVVPANQQIVYRGRGKGKCYQNVLAICDFNMVFTYVYAGWEGVAHDARVLTEIASNPDNGFPFPPPNKYYLCDAAYPNTRGFLAPYRNIRYWLGDYHRRRAITKEEKFNHAHAQLRNVIERSYGVLKARFPILDKMAPYPINIQRDVVIACFAVNNFIRKERINDDLFNHFDTPQVIFDEEGQQEEALDETNGPSWTVEDSQIMTDMREQLALQLMQRR
- the LOC132056626 gene encoding uncharacterized protein LOC132056626 isoform X2 — its product is MDIDDQILWLMSLYWQRNRYRLKYDRRIRDLTSSLSGQKYTLELLSGSNRQCIELMRMSRDAYVRLCQHFRHNGWLIDSKHISVEEKIAIFLTIIGHNERYVVIKRRFQHSLQTIHKYFHEVLEAIDSNMNIPGAHNRLRRIFKGAIGALDGTLVHAVVPANQQIVYRGRGKGKCYQNVLAICDFNMVFTYVYAGWEGVAHDARVLTEIASNPDNGFPFPPPNKYYLCDAAYPNTRGFLAPYRNIRYWLGDYHRRRAITKEEKFNHAHAQLRNVIERSYGVLKARFPILDKMAPYPINIQRDVVIACFAVNNFIRKERINDDLFNHFDTPQVIFDEEGQQEEALDETNGPSWTVEDSQIMTDMREQLALQLMQRR
- the LOC132056626 gene encoding uncharacterized protein LOC132056626 isoform X4, which translates into the protein MRVMEQASENSRLTWRLEVVKTFLETCIQEVSLNGRQGSSLKPDSWNKVKVVLQTSHDFIVTQKKMKNHYDYLKEKYQAWLPITKKTGNIYDPATNTIRMSNEEWDEYIKAHPKAKTLRSAPLPFPELCTTLFEGSTATGIHGWSPSCTTPRPGASSVATNIDIDSLDDIEDLLGDKNDGASKDSPSQSSIPIEKKNLGKKRKNASSRLEIDEKMSAALELLINKNNGPDVEECIEKLDKLGWEEPLYSAALSIFCEGDSYTKTWMKLRGVDKLENYVRTMGKKLGIL
- the LOC132056626 gene encoding uncharacterized protein LOC132056626 isoform X3, which translates into the protein MDIDDQILWLMSLYWQRNRYRLKYDRRIRDLTSSLSGQKYTLELLSGSNRQCIELMRMSRDAYVRLCQHFRHNGWLIDSKHISVEEKIAIFLTIIGHNERYVVIKRRFQHSLQTIHKYFHEVLEAMMNFAKEMIAPTTFDSNMNIPGAHNRLRRIFKGAIGALDGTLVHAVVPANQQIVYRGRGKGKCYQNVLAICDFNMVFTYVYAGWEGVAHDARVLTEIASNPDNGFPFPPPRFLAPYRNIRYWLGDYHRRRAITKEEKFNHAHAQLRNVIERSYGVLKARFPILDKMAPYPINIQRDVVIACFAVNNFIRKERINDDLFNHFDTPQVIFDEEGQQEEALDETNGPSWTVEDSQIMTDMREQLALQLMQRR
- the LOC132056626 gene encoding uncharacterized protein LOC132056626 isoform X5; the encoded protein is MEQASENSRLTWRLEVVKTFLETCIQEVSLNGRQGSSLKPDSWNKVKVVLQTSHDFIVTQKKMKNHYDYLKEKYQAWLPITKKTGNIYDPATNTIRMSNEEWDEYIKAHPKAKTLRSAPLPFPELCTTLFEGSTATGIHGWSPSCTTPRPGASSVATNIDIDSLDDIEDLLGDKNDGASKDSPSQSSIPIEKKNLGKKRKNASSRLEIDEKMSAALELLINKNNGPDVEECIEKLDKLGWEEPLYSAALSIFCEGDSYTKTWMKLRGVDKLENYVRTMGKKLGIL